In Streptomyces sp. DG2A-72, one genomic interval encodes:
- a CDS encoding DUF5994 family protein, with the protein MLPTQLLADTSSEPVLPGNAVLRMETTPKRTGTFDGAWWPRSRDIGSQLPGLVIALTARLGTIARVGLDTSDWDEAPGHLVVAGHTVRIDWSAVGESTMTVTRGAQDRFLFLVIPPQTSLSPAQAAMAMAVRDNNAASAEHVLAAAGVPPADRTVVPSRSPD; encoded by the coding sequence ATGCTCCCCACTCAGCTCCTGGCAGACACCAGCAGTGAGCCGGTGCTTCCCGGCAACGCCGTCCTGCGGATGGAGACGACACCCAAGCGCACGGGAACTTTCGACGGCGCGTGGTGGCCACGGTCCCGCGACATCGGGAGCCAACTGCCCGGCCTGGTCATCGCACTGACGGCCCGGCTGGGCACCATCGCCCGCGTCGGCCTCGACACGAGCGACTGGGACGAGGCCCCGGGCCATCTGGTCGTCGCGGGGCATACGGTCCGTATCGACTGGTCCGCCGTGGGGGAGAGCACAATGACCGTCACCCGGGGTGCCCAGGACCGTTTCCTGTTCCTGGTGATACCTCCACAGACATCTCTCTCCCCCGCCCAGGCCGCGATGGCCATGGCCGTACGGGACAACAACGCCGCCTCGGCCGAGCATGTTCTCGCCGCCGCTGGTGTCCCCCCGGCCGACCGGACCGTCGTACCGTCCCGCTCTCCCGACTGA
- a CDS encoding GAF and ANTAR domain-containing protein has translation MNQQLLAKTFVELADNLVADFDLIDFLRLLTDRCVGMLGAGAAGVLLADRDGELRVMAASDEQVRLLELFQLQNDEGPCLECFRTGTQVIVPDLTREVDRWPRFVTAAHRSGFGAVQALPMRLRDETVGALNLFRAVPGPFDPAATLIAQALADVATISLLQQRTVHRSTVLNEQLQTALNSRVLIEQAKGKLAERQNIDMEQAFTALRGYARAHNRRLSDVARAFINDSEPLPGFCA, from the coding sequence ATGAATCAGCAGCTCCTGGCCAAGACCTTCGTCGAGCTGGCGGACAATCTGGTCGCCGACTTCGACCTGATCGACTTCCTGCGCCTGCTCACCGACCGCTGCGTGGGCATGCTCGGCGCCGGTGCGGCCGGGGTGCTGCTCGCGGACCGCGACGGCGAACTCCGTGTCATGGCCGCCTCCGACGAACAGGTACGCCTGCTGGAACTCTTCCAGCTCCAGAACGACGAAGGCCCCTGCCTCGAGTGCTTCCGCACCGGCACACAGGTGATCGTCCCCGACCTGACCCGGGAGGTCGATCGCTGGCCGCGCTTCGTCACGGCAGCGCACCGCAGCGGATTCGGGGCCGTCCAGGCCCTGCCCATGCGCTTGCGGGACGAGACCGTGGGCGCCCTGAATCTTTTCCGCGCCGTGCCTGGCCCCTTCGATCCGGCCGCCACACTCATCGCGCAGGCCCTGGCCGACGTCGCCACGATCAGCCTGCTGCAACAACGCACCGTCCACCGCAGCACGGTGCTCAACGAACAGCTGCAGACGGCGTTGAACAGCCGGGTCCTGATCGAGCAGGCCAAGGGGAAACTCGCCGAACGCCAGAACATCGACATGGAACAGGCCTTCACCGCACTGCGCGGCTACGCCCGCGCCCACAACCGACGCCTGTCCGACGTCGCCCGCGCCTTCATCAACGACTCCGAGCCCCTCCCCGGTTTCTGCGCCTGA
- a CDS encoding ANTAR domain-containing protein, giving the protein MHQVTAPREERPLLTAVASAGDAALLAEVVELRAKNEQLGRALSTRAVIDQARGMVMALAPCSSERAWDLLVGVSQHCNIKLRDVASALVATTKDETLPEEIQRELRRALRGLHAADRG; this is encoded by the coding sequence ATGCACCAGGTGACCGCGCCCCGTGAAGAACGGCCGCTGCTGACGGCTGTGGCTTCGGCAGGCGATGCGGCCTTGCTGGCCGAGGTCGTCGAACTGCGTGCCAAGAACGAGCAGTTGGGGCGGGCCCTTTCGACCCGTGCGGTGATCGACCAGGCGCGCGGCATGGTGATGGCCCTGGCGCCGTGTTCCAGCGAGAGGGCCTGGGATCTGTTGGTGGGTGTGTCGCAGCACTGCAATATCAAGCTCCGGGATGTGGCTTCGGCTCTGGTCGCCACGACGAAGGACGAGACGCTCCCGGAAGAGATACAGCGGGAGCTTCGACGGGCGCTGCGGGGCCTTCACGCGGCGGACCGGGGGTGA
- a CDS encoding GAF and ANTAR domain-containing protein, with the protein MTSHRRSARIHVLVAEQAARRGAQVGVVDVCTAAVAALPVGGAGLSAMSRTTTSHPLCSTDAISKRLEELQLTLGEGPCVDAFRHGSAILTPDLLTGAMQDRWPVFADAALEAGARAVFAFPLQIGAISPGVLDLYADVPTVLDAEELADALAFADLATLLLLNTRIDETGASAGQPLPESGFEDLGGYRAEIDQATGILTVQLGVGIDEAFVRLRAYAYAQGRRLAEVAADVVAHRLRFSPDTEPRRTDEET; encoded by the coding sequence GTGACGTCCCACCGCCGGTCGGCCCGTATCCATGTGCTGGTCGCCGAGCAGGCGGCCCGACGCGGCGCCCAGGTCGGCGTCGTCGACGTGTGCACCGCGGCCGTGGCCGCGCTCCCGGTCGGCGGGGCCGGGCTGTCGGCGATGTCCCGGACCACGACAAGCCATCCGCTGTGCAGTACCGACGCCATCAGCAAACGCCTGGAGGAGCTCCAGCTCACCCTGGGCGAGGGACCCTGCGTGGACGCCTTCCGGCACGGCTCGGCCATCCTGACACCCGATCTGCTGACCGGCGCGATGCAGGACCGCTGGCCTGTGTTCGCCGATGCGGCCCTGGAAGCCGGAGCGCGCGCCGTCTTCGCGTTTCCCCTGCAGATAGGGGCGATCAGTCCGGGAGTCCTGGACCTGTACGCAGACGTGCCGACCGTGCTGGACGCGGAGGAGCTGGCCGACGCGCTGGCCTTCGCCGATCTCGCGACGCTGCTCCTGCTCAATACGCGCATCGACGAGACGGGCGCGTCGGCCGGCCAACCGTTGCCGGAGAGCGGCTTCGAGGACCTGGGCGGCTACCGGGCGGAGATCGACCAGGCCACCGGCATCCTCACCGTCCAGCTCGGCGTCGGCATCGACGAAGCCTTCGTCAGGCTCCGCGCCTACGCTTATGCGCAGGGGCGCCGACTCGCCGAGGTGGCCGCTGACGTGGTGGCCCACCGGCTCCGCTTCTCCCCGGACACAGAACCGAGACGGACCGACGAGGAGACCTGA
- a CDS encoding magnesium and cobalt transport protein CorA, producing the protein MTSRDQQGGAAIAAKNSRKSVWRRALNHNHQPPSPETEHEPAPASSASADTPEPASVVQAVLYQDGVRVSSPATLAETFRELREKPAGMAWIGLARPTESELLSLAAEFDLHPLSVEDAMEAHQRPKLERYGETLFVVLRAARYLDAPEEVDFGELHVFVGPDFVITVRHGAAPDLSAVRHRMEESPDLLKLGPEAVLYAILDAVVDGYVPVVSGVQNDIDEIETEVFSGDPEVSRRIYELSREMVEFQRATRPLVGMLHGLMAGFAKYGTDEELQRYLRDVADHVTHTSERVDGFRQALTEILTVNTTLVTQQQNAEMRALAEAGFEQNEEIKKISSWAAILFAPTLVGTIYGMNFEHMPELHWVFGYPFAVGLMGVVCVSLYLIFKRKDWL; encoded by the coding sequence ATGACGAGCAGGGACCAGCAGGGAGGTGCCGCCATCGCCGCGAAGAACTCCAGGAAGTCCGTCTGGCGCCGCGCCCTGAACCACAACCACCAGCCGCCGTCACCCGAGACAGAGCACGAGCCCGCCCCGGCCTCTTCGGCATCGGCGGACACTCCCGAACCGGCCAGCGTCGTCCAGGCCGTCCTCTACCAGGACGGCGTCCGCGTCTCCTCCCCCGCCACCCTCGCCGAGACCTTCCGCGAGCTGCGCGAGAAGCCGGCCGGCATGGCATGGATCGGCCTCGCCCGCCCCACCGAGAGCGAACTCCTCTCCCTCGCCGCCGAGTTCGACCTCCATCCCCTCTCGGTCGAGGACGCGATGGAGGCCCACCAGCGCCCGAAACTGGAGCGCTACGGCGAGACGCTCTTCGTCGTGCTGCGGGCGGCCAGGTATCTCGACGCGCCGGAGGAGGTCGACTTCGGCGAGCTGCATGTGTTCGTCGGCCCCGACTTCGTGATCACGGTCCGCCATGGCGCGGCACCGGACCTGTCGGCGGTCCGCCACCGCATGGAGGAGTCACCGGACCTGCTGAAGCTGGGCCCGGAGGCGGTTCTCTACGCCATCCTGGACGCGGTGGTCGACGGCTATGTGCCCGTCGTCTCCGGCGTCCAGAACGACATCGACGAGATCGAGACGGAAGTCTTCAGCGGCGACCCCGAAGTGTCCCGCCGCATCTACGAACTCTCCCGCGAAATGGTCGAGTTCCAGCGCGCCACCCGCCCGCTCGTCGGCATGCTGCACGGCCTGATGGCCGGCTTCGCCAAATACGGCACGGACGAGGAACTCCAGCGCTACCTCCGCGACGTCGCCGACCACGTCACCCACACCAGCGAACGCGTCGACGGCTTCCGCCAGGCCCTCACGGAGATCCTCACCGTGAACACGACCCTGGTCACCCAGCAACAGAACGCGGAGATGCGGGCGTTGGCGGAGGCGGGCTTCGAGCAGAACGAGGAGATCAAGAAGATCTCGTCGTGGGCGGCGATCCTCTTCGCTCCGACACTGGTCGGGACGATCTACGGGATGAACTTCGAGCACATGCCGGAGTTGCACTGGGTGTTCGGATATCCCTTCGCGGTCGGCTTGATGGGCGTGGTGTGCGTCAGCTTGTACCTGATTTTCAAGCGGAAAGACTGGCTCTAG
- a CDS encoding Asp23/Gls24 family envelope stress response protein, whose product MLQAARPGPQEPPGTRGRTVIADGVVEKIAGIAAREVPGINALGGGFTRTMGAVRDRVPGGRSSTGRGVKVEVGEKQTAIDLQVVVEYGTSITDVAAAVRENVIAAVERMTGLEVVEVNIAVNDVHLPDEDTPESGEDRVH is encoded by the coding sequence ATGCTGCAGGCCGCACGGCCCGGGCCTCAGGAACCGCCGGGGACCCGCGGCCGGACGGTCATCGCGGACGGGGTGGTGGAGAAAATAGCCGGGATCGCCGCACGCGAGGTCCCGGGAATCAACGCACTGGGCGGCGGATTCACTCGCACCATGGGCGCGGTGCGCGACCGGGTCCCGGGAGGGCGCTCAAGTACTGGGCGCGGTGTCAAGGTCGAGGTCGGTGAGAAGCAGACCGCCATCGACCTCCAGGTCGTCGTCGAATACGGGACAAGCATCACCGACGTCGCCGCGGCAGTCCGCGAGAACGTGATCGCGGCGGTGGAACGCATGACGGGCCTGGAAGTCGTCGAAGTGAACATCGCCGTCAACGATGTGCACCTTCCGGACGAGGACACGCCGGAGAGCGGCGAGGACCGGGTGCACTAG
- a CDS encoding ANTAR domain-containing protein — protein sequence MTDEVARHPEIPGRLQPNRTRENRGEADAMHRTTVLPENWWDLTAEAWAENAAGQDVVALRAENDQLRRALAGRMVIDQACGMVMVLAPCRRGPARKLLVDISRQCNSKLPEVAAAVVAAWEGEPLSRLMQRALRRALRQLYAEDRGCGDSPPADESSGRGRA from the coding sequence GTGACCGATGAAGTTGCCCGACATCCAGAGATTCCGGGGCGGCTTCAGCCAAACCGGACGCGCGAAAATCGTGGAGAGGCAGATGCCATGCATCGCACAACCGTGCTCCCAGAGAATTGGTGGGATCTGACGGCTGAAGCCTGGGCGGAGAATGCGGCCGGTCAGGACGTCGTCGCACTGCGCGCCGAGAATGATCAGCTGCGGCGGGCACTGGCCGGCCGTATGGTCATCGACCAGGCCTGCGGCATGGTGATGGTCCTGGCCCCCTGCCGCCGTGGGCCGGCCAGGAAACTCCTCGTGGATATCTCGCGGCAGTGCAACAGCAAACTTCCGGAGGTGGCCGCGGCCGTGGTCGCCGCCTGGGAGGGGGAGCCGCTCTCGCGGCTGATGCAGCGGGCGCTGCGGCGTGCGCTGCGGCAGCTTTACGCGGAAGACCGGGGGTGCGGCGACTCCCCACCGGCCGATGAGTCGTCCGGAAGGGGAAGGGCATGA
- a CDS encoding PRC-barrel domain-containing protein, whose product MIQAADVREWRDLDVVDTESHKIGVLEAVYVDTTTDEPAMATVRTGLPTRHRLVFVPLEDAIAGPGYLKVAYVKTLVKQAPSIGTDDVLPADQEEAIFKHYGLPYKPGAAGERQLARR is encoded by the coding sequence ATGATTCAGGCAGCTGATGTCCGGGAATGGCGTGACCTCGACGTCGTCGATACCGAGTCCCACAAGATCGGTGTCCTCGAAGCGGTCTATGTGGACACCACCACCGATGAGCCGGCCATGGCCACCGTACGAACCGGACTGCCCACCCGGCACCGGCTGGTATTCGTCCCCTTGGAGGACGCGATCGCCGGGCCGGGCTATCTCAAGGTGGCCTATGTCAAGACGCTGGTGAAGCAGGCCCCTTCGATCGGCACCGACGACGTGCTGCCCGCCGACCAGGAGGAGGCGATCTTCAAGCACTACGGCCTGCCCTACAAGCCCGGTGCGGCCGGTGAGAGGCAACTGGCGCGCCGCTGA
- a CDS encoding three-helix bundle dimerization domain-containing protein: MGANTAEYALPDTIQELTDRLTVSYANLLTAAVVRDVVQDCYLPLSNARIGNYVPILVEHSSRIKLRQLTRRPDATPLLREHSDGIRGHSITAALRRVRVALTRSA; this comes from the coding sequence ATGGGCGCGAACACGGCTGAGTATGCGTTGCCTGACACCATTCAGGAGCTGACAGACCGCCTGACGGTCTCCTACGCCAACCTGCTGACGGCCGCGGTCGTGCGGGATGTGGTGCAGGACTGCTATCTGCCGCTCAGCAACGCTCGTATCGGCAACTACGTGCCGATCCTCGTCGAGCACAGCAGCCGCATCAAGCTGCGACAACTCACGCGACGCCCCGATGCCACGCCTCTCCTTCGCGAACACTCCGACGGGATACGAGGCCACTCAATTACCGCGGCCTTGCGAAGGGTTCGAGTCGCCCTGACCCGCTCGGCATAG
- a CDS encoding DUF5994 family protein, whose product MTATVTYAPTLEDQPSPPSLRISLAPSGSAPALLDGAWWPRSRDLWAELPALTAVLDPLWGRITRVAVNPAHWPTVPDRVPVDGHVVKVGSFPAQQDPHQMLLLSYHVGRWDLLVIPPQTSPVSAAWLMAAASDPLRTSTAGRLMHEAARLHTDTETDRDVAAVRESEGGHEADAPASCPRIPAVALPAQHPARGA is encoded by the coding sequence GTGACTGCGACCGTTACGTACGCGCCGACACTCGAAGACCAGCCCTCCCCTCCGTCTCTCCGCATATCGCTGGCCCCCAGCGGTTCCGCACCGGCTCTGCTGGACGGCGCCTGGTGGCCCCGCTCCCGCGATCTCTGGGCGGAACTCCCTGCACTGACAGCCGTGCTCGATCCGCTGTGGGGGCGGATCACCAGGGTCGCGGTGAATCCCGCACACTGGCCGACCGTCCCGGACAGGGTGCCCGTCGACGGGCATGTCGTGAAGGTGGGCTCGTTCCCGGCCCAGCAGGACCCGCACCAGATGTTGCTCCTCTCCTACCACGTGGGCCGCTGGGACCTGTTGGTGATCCCTCCGCAGACGAGTCCCGTCTCGGCCGCCTGGCTGATGGCCGCCGCGAGCGACCCACTGCGCACGTCGACCGCGGGCCGGCTGATGCACGAGGCGGCGCGCCTGCACACAGACACGGAGACCGACAGGGACGTGGCAGCGGTCCGGGAATCCGAAGGAGGCCATGAGGCCGACGCTCCAGCATCATGTCCGCGGATCCCAGCAGTCGCTCTTCCGGCCCAGCATCCGGCGAGAGGAGCGTGA
- a CDS encoding DUF1206 domain-containing protein, with protein MTTSRVHGRHRTAGLRTRNSAEQQTLTAAGRAGFAARGVVYVLIGVLAVRIALGSGGESADRQGALAQVAAQPFGKAMLWAMAVGFGCMALWRGARALGRGPRHKAASRVLDGGRAVFYAAICWATAAYAAGGGQGSSGNAQSQDWTASALKLPYGRALVGGAGCLLIGIGAVLAVRAAMRRFLRQLDTGAMSHRTKQVVTALGVGGGVARGVVFAAAGIFILVAAVRFDPDEAKGVDATLRSFTQTPVGPWLLVGVAIGLVLFGVFSFASARWRRL; from the coding sequence GTGACGACGTCCCGGGTGCACGGGCGGCACCGGACTGCCGGGCTCCGGACAAGGAACTCCGCGGAGCAGCAGACACTGACCGCAGCGGGGCGGGCGGGCTTTGCGGCACGTGGGGTGGTGTACGTCCTGATCGGCGTACTGGCCGTCCGGATCGCCCTCGGCAGCGGCGGCGAGTCGGCGGACCGCCAGGGTGCGCTGGCCCAGGTCGCGGCGCAGCCCTTCGGGAAGGCGATGCTGTGGGCGATGGCCGTCGGCTTCGGCTGCATGGCGTTGTGGCGGGGCGCCCGCGCGCTTGGCAGGGGGCCCCGCCACAAGGCCGCCTCACGAGTCCTTGACGGCGGGCGGGCGGTCTTCTACGCCGCCATCTGCTGGGCCACGGCGGCGTACGCCGCCGGGGGCGGGCAGGGCTCCAGCGGCAATGCGCAGTCGCAGGACTGGACGGCGTCGGCGCTCAAACTGCCGTACGGCCGGGCGCTGGTGGGTGGCGCGGGCTGCCTCCTGATCGGTATCGGCGCGGTACTCGCCGTCCGGGCGGCCATGCGGCGCTTCCTTCGGCAGCTGGACACCGGCGCCATGAGCCATCGTACGAAGCAGGTCGTCACCGCTCTGGGCGTGGGCGGAGGCGTGGCACGTGGTGTGGTGTTCGCCGCGGCTGGGATCTTCATCCTGGTGGCAGCCGTCCGCTTCGACCCGGACGAGGCCAAGGGCGTGGACGCGACGCTCCGCAGCTTCACGCAGACACCGGTGGGGCCGTGGCTCCTGGTCGGCGTCGCGATCGGGCTGGTTCTCTTCGGCGTCTTCTCCTTCGCCTCGGCTCGCTGGCGCCGCCTGTGA
- a CDS encoding SigB/SigF/SigG family RNA polymerase sigma factor, whose amino-acid sequence MSVTYERPQNRRSDRPYHDAPDTEAAFLRIAALPDGPERSALRQEVVCAWMPMAVRLARRFRHRGETFEDLGQVAQLGLVKAVARFDPSRGTAFPSFAIPTILGEVKRHFRDELWGVHVPRRVQELGARARSAGSEWASLNGREPSVHEIASHSGLTEAEVRLGQGALESFTARSLDTVPSRTGDSHQLTDTLGDVEPGFDRVINREALRPLLRALPERERQILYMRFFCEMTQARIGLQLGVSQMHVSRLITRTCARLRDQVMADRDLRRAS is encoded by the coding sequence ATGTCCGTGACGTACGAACGCCCGCAGAATCGGCGAAGTGACCGCCCCTACCACGACGCACCGGACACCGAAGCCGCGTTCCTCCGTATCGCCGCCCTGCCGGACGGCCCGGAGAGGTCCGCGCTGCGGCAGGAGGTGGTGTGCGCCTGGATGCCGATGGCCGTACGGCTCGCCCGGCGCTTCCGCCATCGCGGTGAGACTTTCGAGGACCTCGGGCAGGTCGCCCAACTGGGCCTGGTCAAGGCGGTGGCCCGCTTCGACCCCAGCCGCGGCACCGCCTTCCCGAGCTTTGCCATACCGACGATCCTCGGCGAGGTGAAGCGGCACTTCCGTGACGAACTCTGGGGCGTCCATGTACCGCGGCGCGTGCAGGAGTTGGGCGCCCGGGCCCGTTCCGCCGGCAGTGAGTGGGCCTCGCTCAACGGCCGCGAACCCTCGGTCCACGAGATCGCCTCACACAGCGGTCTGACCGAGGCTGAGGTTCGGCTGGGTCAGGGGGCGCTGGAGAGCTTCACCGCCCGGTCCTTGGACACCGTGCCCAGCCGCACCGGGGACAGTCACCAGCTGACCGACACCCTCGGCGACGTCGAGCCGGGCTTCGACCGGGTGATCAACCGCGAGGCGCTCCGCCCCCTGCTGCGGGCACTGCCCGAACGCGAACGGCAGATCTTGTACATGAGGTTCTTCTGCGAGATGACGCAGGCCCGCATCGGCCTGCAGCTCGGTGTCTCCCAGATGCACGTCTCCCGTCTGATCACCCGCACCTGCGCACGCCTGCGCGACCAGGTGATGGCGGACCGCGATCTGAGGAGGGCATCGTGA
- a CDS encoding hydrophobic protein: MFLWILLLLLILVVFGFGFTMQTLWWVAAVLLVVWIVGFTRRGRGGGRRRYGRR; the protein is encoded by the coding sequence GTGTTTCTTTGGATTCTTCTCCTCCTGCTGATCCTGGTGGTGTTCGGGTTCGGCTTCACCATGCAGACCCTTTGGTGGGTCGCTGCCGTACTGCTGGTCGTCTGGATCGTCGGCTTCACGAGGCGCGGACGCGGCGGTGGCAGGCGTCGGTACGGCCGCCGGTAA
- a CDS encoding STAS domain-containing protein encodes MPLPQLTVYRHDRRKRALLTLSGEIDLESAPLVRTALERCLRDGIRTVDVDLTPVTFCDCSGLNAFLHASQQTTVTGGTLQLHYPPPMLALLVDLAGCAFLLLGLPFGHLSPPLGDAPVASSPAAPHRHVPMVPVLSGEVR; translated from the coding sequence ATGCCCCTTCCACAGCTCACCGTCTACCGCCATGACCGAAGGAAACGGGCGCTGCTCACCCTGTCCGGTGAAATCGACCTGGAATCGGCTCCACTGGTGCGCACGGCACTGGAGCGGTGTCTTCGCGACGGTATCCGCACCGTCGATGTCGACCTCACCCCCGTCACCTTCTGCGACTGCAGCGGCCTCAACGCCTTCCTCCACGCCTCCCAGCAGACCACCGTCACGGGCGGGACCCTGCAACTGCACTACCCGCCACCGATGCTGGCCTTGCTGGTCGACCTCGCCGGCTGCGCGTTCCTGCTCCTCGGCCTTCCGTTCGGGCACCTGTCACCTCCTCTCGGGGATGCCCCGGTCGCGTCCTCTCCGGCCGCGCCGCACCGGCATGTTCCGATGGTGCCTGTCCTCTCGGGCGAGGTGAGGTGA
- a CDS encoding SPFH domain-containing protein — MSVLITVLVVFATAGLVLLAMSLRVIRPIGNRMRKVSVQTEVLGIPPQGSITADDVTLTVDAVVYSRVIDPVKALVKDAPTEEPRGLRAATMADTPGALQLRLPQTVVDISAEKNSTRVMPFPVEMLRFFERQSRNTDGESAYRSTPRPALPGLTTPGPPATPAFSLRGEPVGSLSGERPGSRAERTGNRAAVTLEQRDNRPTPADSDSGASHAHS; from the coding sequence ATGAGTGTTCTGATCACCGTACTGGTGGTGTTCGCCACGGCCGGACTGGTCCTGCTCGCCATGAGCCTGCGCGTCATCCGGCCGATCGGGAACCGGATGCGGAAGGTGTCCGTCCAGACCGAGGTGCTCGGCATCCCGCCGCAGGGATCCATCACCGCCGACGACGTGACGCTCACCGTGGACGCGGTCGTCTATTCCCGGGTCATCGACCCGGTCAAGGCCCTGGTGAAGGACGCCCCCACCGAGGAACCCCGGGGACTGCGCGCGGCGACCATGGCCGATACTCCGGGTGCACTCCAACTGCGCCTGCCGCAGACCGTGGTCGACATCTCGGCGGAGAAGAACAGCACCCGGGTCATGCCGTTCCCGGTGGAGATGCTGCGCTTCTTCGAGCGCCAGAGCCGGAACACTGACGGCGAGTCCGCGTACCGGAGCACTCCGCGCCCCGCACTCCCCGGACTGACCACCCCCGGCCCGCCCGCCACGCCCGCCTTCTCGCTGCGTGGAGAGCCGGTCGGCTCGCTGAGCGGAGAGCGGCCCGGCTCCCGCGCAGAGCGGACCGGCAATCGTGCGGCAGTGACCCTGGAACAGCGGGACAACCGGCCGACACCGGCGGACTCCGACTCCGGCGCATCACATGCCCACAGCTGA
- a CDS encoding diacylglycerol kinase family protein: MRHLRALDARLFARVASAHPMLPWLTGAAVMGLSGNRGARRAALRAAGSLALASAAVSIASKSASSHRLLPRPATRVVPSGHAAAVAAFVTAATLESPRLGAALLPLATAATSFRARTATPSTGGVLAGVALGIGIAAATCRWWPLRVDEPAEAARPNVPVPALPAGLGLIAVVNSDAGGDTPAEAELRILLPMTDIRLCESGVDLHLVLDRAAKDVLTRGGALGVVGGDGTVNAAAVRATESGLPLAVFPGGTLNHFAADLGLATLKATADAVEAGCGGAVDLGRVTTEGSADGDSSTYFLNTFSIGVYPELVRAREAREARLGKWPALAVGLLRVLADGTPRKVTIDGRHRRLWLLFAGNSRYDPPGFAPSYRRSLNDGLLDIRAVNGSHPFARTRLVAAFLTGTLARSRVYQATTVTRLRIDGVGEEGDYTRDGEVSPAADTLLLDKSVRALTVYLPPPQ; this comes from the coding sequence ATGAGACACCTCCGCGCGCTCGATGCACGGCTCTTCGCACGCGTCGCCTCTGCCCACCCCATGCTGCCGTGGCTGACCGGCGCGGCCGTCATGGGTCTGTCCGGCAATCGCGGTGCACGCCGTGCCGCACTGCGCGCAGCCGGCTCCCTGGCCCTGGCCTCCGCCGCCGTCAGTATCGCCTCCAAGTCGGCCTCCAGCCACCGCCTTCTGCCGCGGCCCGCCACCCGGGTGGTGCCGTCCGGGCACGCGGCAGCCGTCGCCGCTTTCGTCACCGCCGCCACGTTGGAGTCACCTCGGCTGGGGGCCGCTCTCCTACCCCTCGCTACAGCGGCCACCTCCTTCCGCGCCCGCACCGCCACACCTTCCACCGGTGGTGTCCTCGCGGGCGTGGCCCTCGGGATCGGCATCGCGGCGGCGACCTGCCGCTGGTGGCCGCTGCGCGTGGACGAACCGGCCGAAGCGGCCCGGCCGAACGTCCCGGTCCCCGCGCTACCCGCAGGCCTGGGACTGATCGCGGTCGTCAACAGCGACGCGGGAGGCGACACGCCGGCCGAAGCCGAACTGCGGATCCTCTTGCCGATGACGGACATTCGGCTGTGCGAGAGCGGTGTCGACCTGCACCTGGTGCTCGACCGAGCCGCCAAGGACGTACTCACCCGCGGGGGCGCGCTCGGGGTCGTGGGTGGTGACGGGACGGTCAACGCGGCAGCGGTCAGGGCCACCGAGAGCGGACTGCCACTGGCCGTGTTCCCCGGCGGCACCCTCAACCACTTCGCCGCCGACCTGGGACTGGCGACCCTGAAGGCCACTGCCGACGCCGTGGAGGCGGGCTGCGGTGGAGCCGTCGATCTCGGCCGTGTCACGACCGAGGGCAGTGCCGACGGTGACTCCAGCACGTACTTCCTGAACACCTTCAGCATCGGCGTCTACCCCGAACTCGTCCGGGCCCGGGAGGCCCGCGAGGCACGCCTGGGCAAGTGGCCCGCCCTCGCCGTCGGCCTGCTCCGCGTCCTCGCCGACGGCACGCCCCGCAAAGTCACCATCGACGGGCGGCACCGCCGACTGTGGCTGCTCTTCGCCGGCAACAGCCGTTACGACCCACCCGGTTTCGCCCCCTCCTACCGCCGCAGCCTCAATGACGGACTCCTCGACATCCGCGCCGTCAACGGCAGCCATCCCTTCGCCCGCACACGGCTCGTCGCGGCCTTCCTCACGGGCACCCTCGCGCGCTCCCGCGTCTACCAGGCCACCACCGTGACCCGGCTGCGCATCGACGGCGTGGGAGAGGAGGGGGACTACACCCGTGACGGCGAGGTGAGCCCGGCCGCCGACACCCTCCTCCTCGACAAGTCGGTGCGTGCGCTCACTGTCTACCTGCCACCGCCGCAGTGA